The following proteins come from a genomic window of Timaviella obliquedivisa GSE-PSE-MK23-08B:
- a CDS encoding DNA-binding protein: MINSDSIKNPRTTAETKTQKQWFFTSDAAIELDLPAEKLRELYRNGMFQMGFHIRDVSAPKSKRPTLQFHVERCSKQLETPPEKRKQY; encoded by the coding sequence ATGATAAATTCGGATTCTATTAAAAACCCTAGGACAACTGCTGAGACTAAGACCCAGAAGCAGTGGTTTTTCACGTCTGATGCTGCAATCGAGCTTGATTTGCCTGCCGAAAAACTGAGAGAGTTGTACAGAAATGGAATGTTTCAGATGGGCTTTCATATTCGAGATGTTTCTGCTCCAAAATCGAAGCGTCCAACTCTGCAATTTCATGTGGAACGCTGTTCAAAGCAACTAGAAACCCCACCCGAAAAACGTAAGCAGTACTAG
- a CDS encoding TIGR02921 family PEP-CTERM protein: MSSVSLIPRKGLTILFNIFFWIFNASLLLVIYIGILPFLGMALISDAATGQVPLNFFIPFFGLIGVPTACTIAGFKSNQKLASLSLFQLFYGVEAPLLLCCLLRFFVLRDLTPASSFLLVTGLVSTIATTHWLVKGRDPKAKASLWHLIGLSLILLLSIYLVAIALFFVPPFLQFIANYLPIVLIYSLIMFPLTLLLAGLGSLPFGMLWVSGQGWRQTFRATTVRYGTQKVTALVIGLAIAWIIILMTLQQQPQIQAFALLENPPQSEGDRQALVQKSGVIRKGLLNAYLSAYRYPRIADTSIYNTYRQDLKLPEESAQEIQSAYNVLTHPFQYGGTYEDREKAEKLYAQFFDTPIIRGESAVIQRALASTFNRGEAKAGLLDVNERRVHIAEQQVNIKPQGDWAEVELYEVYENQTLDQEEILYYFSLPESAVVTGIWLGNTANRADSFPFQISTRGAAQQVYNQEVSRRVDPALLEQVGSQNYRLRAFPIPAFGNGKMHLWMTYKVMKQDTGWIMPKLNERRNVYWTDKTQRKVNGNAVAKQDQWLPTAISANNAQPIAHQFTLPNGGNVLAKPFAKDRYSLPQGDRIAVVLDGSYSMNSHRQEVEKTFQWLKAQILPKNQLDLYLTASAPAQPIQWNGMDSFDAAQATFYGSLEPRQMLEQFQKLRNTTPYDAVLLITDRGSYELTENNKTALLMPAPLWLLHLDGLQPAYDDATLEAIQSSGGSVSTDVQEIMQRIGTQPTLGNGTSLLSVVDHYAWFLSKTPDSSAETDEAFAPIAARQWVTQVSQSIKPDQLQELDAVHTLAKRYQLVTPYSSMIVLVNDQQKQDLKKAEAGSDRFNREVEDQQLPQPSTFGDISAVPEPAEWMLMGVGALLLGVVYRRQKQQASGL; encoded by the coding sequence ATGAGTTCGGTATCTCTCATCCCTAGAAAGGGATTGACCATTCTATTCAACATCTTTTTCTGGATATTTAATGCTTCCCTGCTCCTTGTCATTTACATCGGCATTTTGCCCTTTTTAGGAATGGCGCTGATTAGTGACGCGGCGACCGGTCAAGTTCCCTTAAACTTCTTCATTCCTTTTTTTGGTCTGATAGGTGTTCCAACAGCCTGTACGATCGCGGGTTTTAAGTCCAACCAAAAACTTGCGTCCTTGTCTCTCTTCCAGTTATTTTATGGCGTAGAAGCACCGCTACTGTTGTGCTGTTTATTGCGGTTCTTTGTGCTGCGAGACTTAACGCCCGCCAGTTCTTTTTTGCTGGTTACAGGATTAGTCAGCACGATCGCCACAACTCATTGGCTTGTGAAAGGACGCGATCCTAAAGCGAAGGCAAGCCTTTGGCATTTAATCGGGCTAAGCTTGATACTTTTGCTATCGATTTATTTAGTAGCGATCGCTCTTTTCTTCGTCCCACCGTTCCTTCAATTTATTGCAAACTATTTACCGATTGTGCTCATTTACAGTCTGATCATGTTCCCGTTAACGCTGCTCCTAGCTGGACTAGGAAGCCTGCCGTTCGGAATGTTGTGGGTTTCTGGGCAAGGTTGGAGACAGACTTTTCGGGCTACCACTGTTAGATACGGCACCCAGAAAGTTACTGCGTTAGTGATCGGGCTAGCGATCGCCTGGATCATCATCTTAATGACTCTGCAACAACAGCCGCAAATCCAAGCTTTTGCACTCCTCGAGAACCCGCCTCAGAGTGAAGGCGATCGTCAAGCTCTGGTCCAAAAGTCAGGTGTGATTCGCAAAGGATTACTGAACGCCTACCTCAGCGCTTATCGCTATCCTCGGATCGCAGATACTTCTATTTATAATACCTACCGTCAAGACTTAAAGCTACCAGAAGAATCTGCCCAGGAAATTCAATCAGCCTATAACGTCCTAACTCATCCGTTTCAATATGGCGGCACTTACGAAGACCGGGAAAAAGCCGAAAAGCTATACGCCCAATTTTTTGACACTCCCATCATTCGGGGAGAAAGCGCCGTGATTCAACGCGCCCTAGCCTCAACCTTTAACCGAGGAGAAGCCAAGGCAGGTCTACTGGATGTCAATGAACGACGAGTGCACATTGCAGAACAGCAGGTTAACATCAAACCTCAAGGCGATTGGGCAGAAGTTGAACTTTACGAAGTGTACGAGAATCAAACCTTAGATCAAGAAGAAATTCTTTACTACTTTTCATTACCCGAAAGCGCGGTTGTCACTGGAATCTGGCTAGGCAATACAGCCAATCGTGCTGATAGTTTTCCCTTCCAAATTTCTACTAGAGGAGCAGCCCAGCAGGTCTATAACCAAGAAGTATCTCGTCGAGTCGATCCGGCACTACTCGAGCAAGTGGGATCACAAAATTATCGGTTGCGGGCATTTCCAATTCCAGCTTTTGGGAACGGCAAAATGCACCTGTGGATGACTTATAAGGTGATGAAGCAAGATACAGGCTGGATCATGCCAAAGTTGAACGAACGGCGGAACGTTTATTGGACAGATAAAACCCAGCGCAAAGTTAATGGCAACGCTGTTGCTAAGCAGGATCAGTGGCTGCCCACTGCTATCTCGGCAAACAATGCTCAACCTATAGCCCACCAATTTACGTTACCCAACGGCGGCAATGTTTTAGCGAAGCCTTTTGCTAAAGATCGCTACAGCCTTCCGCAAGGCGATCGCATTGCCGTGGTGCTAGACGGTTCGTACAGCATGAATTCCCACCGTCAGGAAGTTGAAAAAACTTTCCAATGGTTAAAAGCACAGATTCTTCCAAAAAATCAACTAGATCTATACCTGACGGCTAGCGCTCCGGCTCAACCAATTCAATGGAACGGCATGGACAGTTTTGATGCCGCCCAGGCAACTTTCTACGGCAGCTTAGAGCCTCGCCAAATGCTAGAACAGTTCCAAAAACTGCGAAACACAACGCCCTATGATGCCGTTCTGCTCATTACCGATCGCGGCAGCTACGAGTTGACAGAAAACAACAAAACCGCTTTATTGATGCCTGCTCCGCTCTGGCTCCTCCATCTAGACGGACTACAACCCGCTTACGATGATGCCACCCTGGAGGCAATTCAAAGCAGCGGCGGCAGCGTCTCTACTGATGTGCAAGAAATAATGCAGCGAATTGGGACGCAGCCTACTTTGGGCAACGGCACTTCGTTATTAAGCGTAGTAGACCACTATGCCTGGTTCCTCAGCAAAACGCCAGATTCATCTGCTGAAACCGATGAGGCGTTCGCCCCGATCGCGGCTCGTCAATGGGTCACCCAAGTCAGTCAGTCTATCAAGCCCGATCAGCTTCAAGAGCTAGACGCGGTACATACCCTGGCAAAACGCTATCAACTGGTCACACCTTACTCATCCATGATTGTGTTGGTGAATGATCAGCAGAAACAAGACTTGAAGAAGGCAGAAGCAGGGAGCGATCGCTTTAACCGAGAGGTCGAAGATCAGCAGTTGCCACAGCCCAGTACGTTTGGCGATATTTCGGCAGTGCCGGAGCCAGCAGAGTGGATGTTAATGGGAGTTGGAGCCCTACTGTTAGGGGTGGTTTATCGCCGTCAAAAGCAGCAAGCTTCAGGGTTGTAA
- a CDS encoding TIR domain-containing protein, translating into MLPSTKDFFISYNQGDRPWAEWLAWTLEEAGYSVIIDAWDFRPGGNFVLEMDKAAKQSHKTIAVLSDHYLQAAYTQSEWTTAFAKDPTGENRSLLTVRVSPCEPGGMLSLITRVDIFGLDEATAQLRVLEALKERAKPKQKPNFPGSDPPVQRVPFPGEQPETQDVDLAVMFREAFPKRIEKWSDRQRDLLQAVRSEVQQRLDDVLNDDVLIPLAMLEQPQQVDRSPLKPRRKLETPDGITDLAAQPMLKVFCQAQRKLLILGDPGAGKTTTLLGLAQELLAGAIATPGTVLPIIFELSAWKDDKQPIRDWLKVQLKEMFNIQPKESEQWLKDKLLLPLLDGLDELGLERQQKCIVAINRLVAQFTYPHLVVCCRGEEYREGGATLGQLAGAVSLEPLGDEQIRRYLLNVGQREFWEALETQPKMGAMLENDEAGKPGILRVPLLLSIAAVAYEGRSFGTKAELLEAYIERRLSWDMRKAEWNLRGAKGKEWAYKALESEPKYAQTQHYLQWLAGKLKKSFQTELLLERIQPEWLDTRNQKLQYRLTSMLIFGITGVPTFMLAITPTAGLLYRLTGGLIAGGLMIGLPFGLINAFSEIETVGVFRTWMSREARREIVRCLKEWLPFGLLLGVLAGQFLSLIIGLSGERTFAHLITLLFVEVFFGLVSGLMIGVSIGLIFGMTVGMKQDLEVRLRPNQGIWNSLQSTLWIILLSYISGVILVSFPVAIADGIGKRKDWHMIAGALLQNLSIILIPQWLAVSIVLGFTLGGVAFIQHFCLRLILTSNQSAPWHYARFLNYCVERRLLQRVGGRYRFLHRELLEHFAERSRK; encoded by the coding sequence ATGCTACCATCGACTAAAGATTTTTTCATTAGCTACAACCAGGGCGATCGCCCTTGGGCGGAATGGTTGGCTTGGACGCTAGAAGAAGCAGGCTACTCAGTTATTATTGATGCCTGGGATTTCCGACCGGGGGGCAACTTTGTATTGGAAATGGACAAAGCTGCAAAGCAGAGCCATAAAACAATCGCTGTTTTATCGGATCACTACTTGCAAGCGGCGTATACACAATCGGAATGGACAACGGCGTTTGCTAAAGATCCGACAGGCGAAAACCGTAGTTTATTAACGGTTCGGGTTAGCCCTTGTGAACCAGGAGGGATGCTGAGTTTAATCACTCGTGTAGACATTTTTGGGTTAGATGAAGCAACAGCACAGTTGAGGGTTTTGGAAGCCCTGAAAGAACGCGCAAAGCCCAAACAAAAGCCAAATTTTCCTGGAAGTGATCCGCCAGTCCAGCGCGTACCGTTTCCGGGTGAGCAGCCAGAGACGCAGGACGTTGATTTAGCGGTGATGTTTCGGGAGGCGTTTCCTAAAAGAATTGAAAAATGGAGCGATCGCCAGCGGGATTTGCTGCAAGCGGTGCGATCGGAAGTGCAACAGCGTTTAGACGATGTTCTGAATGATGATGTATTGATTCCGCTGGCAATGTTGGAGCAACCGCAACAGGTCGATCGCTCTCCCCTAAAACCGCGCCGCAAACTAGAAACACCGGATGGCATTACCGACTTGGCTGCTCAACCCATGCTGAAGGTGTTTTGCCAAGCTCAGCGCAAACTCTTAATTTTGGGTGATCCGGGGGCGGGCAAGACGACGACGCTGTTGGGATTGGCGCAGGAGCTTTTGGCAGGGGCGATCGCTACACCAGGGACAGTGCTGCCGATTATTTTTGAGCTTTCGGCATGGAAGGATGACAAACAGCCAATTAGGGATTGGCTGAAGGTGCAGCTTAAGGAGATGTTTAACATTCAGCCCAAAGAAAGCGAACAGTGGCTGAAAGATAAGCTGTTGCTGCCGCTGCTGGATGGGCTGGATGAGTTGGGCTTGGAGCGTCAGCAGAAGTGTATTGTTGCGATCAATCGATTGGTGGCGCAGTTTACCTATCCGCATCTAGTGGTGTGTTGCCGTGGTGAGGAATACCGCGAGGGAGGAGCAACGTTGGGGCAGCTTGCTGGAGCAGTGAGTTTGGAGCCGTTGGGAGATGAGCAGATTCGGCGGTATTTGTTGAATGTGGGGCAGAGGGAGTTTTGGGAGGCGTTAGAGACGCAGCCGAAGATGGGGGCAATGTTGGAAAACGATGAGGCAGGGAAGCCGGGGATTTTGCGGGTGCCATTGCTGTTGAGCATTGCGGCGGTGGCTTATGAGGGGCGATCGTTTGGTACTAAGGCGGAGTTATTGGAAGCATATATTGAGCGACGGTTGAGTTGGGATATGCGAAAGGCAGAGTGGAATCTGCGGGGGGCGAAGGGAAAGGAGTGGGCGTATAAAGCCCTAGAGTCGGAGCCGAAGTATGCGCAGACACAGCATTATTTGCAGTGGTTAGCGGGAAAGTTAAAGAAGAGTTTTCAGACGGAATTGTTGCTTGAGCGGATACAGCCGGAGTGGTTGGATACAAGGAATCAGAAGTTGCAGTATCGCTTAACTTCTATGCTGATTTTTGGGATAACTGGCGTGCCGACTTTTATGCTGGCTATTACACCAACTGCTGGGTTGCTCTACAGGCTAACTGGTGGGCTGATAGCTGGCGGGCTGATGATTGGGCTACCTTTTGGGTTAATTAATGCGTTTTCTGAGATTGAGACCGTAGGGGTTTTTAGAACTTGGATGTCGCGCGAAGCACGCCGAGAAATTGTGCGCTGTCTAAAAGAATGGTTGCCTTTTGGGCTGCTTCTTGGGGTGCTTGCTGGACAGTTTCTGAGCCTAATAATAGGACTGTCTGGAGAACGAACTTTTGCACATCTCATTACATTGCTGTTTGTGGAGGTGTTTTTTGGGTTAGTTAGTGGGTTGATGATTGGGGTAAGTATAGGACTGATTTTTGGAATGACTGTCGGGATGAAGCAAGACTTAGAGGTACGATTGCGCCCAAACCAAGGCATTTGGAACTCGCTCCAAAGCACACTTTGGATAATCCTGCTCTCCTATATAAGCGGTGTAATTCTTGTGTCTTTTCCTGTAGCGATCGCTGACGGAATTGGCAAAAGAAAAGATTGGCACATGATTGCTGGAGCACTTCTACAAAACTTGTCCATTATCCTTATCCCCCAATGGTTAGCGGTTTCTATAGTGCTAGGTTTTACCCTAGGTGGCGTTGCCTTTATCCAACACTTCTGCCTCCGCCTCATCCTTACCAGTAACCAATCTGCCCCGTGGCATTATGCGCGCTTCCTTAACTACTGCGTCGAGCGCCGTTTGCTGCAACGGGTGGGCGGGCGATATCGGTTCTTGCACCGGGAATTGCTAGAACATTTTGCGGAAAGGAGTAGGAAGTAG
- the xrtO gene encoding exosortase O — MTENHWVRWNARPDYDRWQGILSTCAIAGSWLYLNRSVLDWLAQTLQEISVFNGLMLIAGGLLLLGLGIYYRQQIQFSALTLRALPLAIMLGCGIGAIATRWLIALEQLPVVLFVSGTYGMLGLFLAPVTWRKGLPVGVAIACLFPFGVQFSTGLGAPARVLTAYVVEFVLNLWHVPAISTEDIILLDTGVAYVDSPCSGLKSMWTGTLFLLAATWLENREMGLRWLVVGVANLGFLAIANTARIITLVVLTHVLHQPALAEMLHVPLGLMGFVIASLTTWGLLRWVPRQRSITDSKNVDAEEKQYQQKSHYSSLQAMLILMTSLLALTLIPHPQQTPSSTVDLSKLEWSTSIQTQPIALNPYEQKFFANYPGVTTQKQQFKFQNLTGSVVLVASPTWQAHHAPELCLTAVGYHIDQMIGKALTPAISARWLTLNGGQKTSTYWFQSATRTTDDFFVRFWGEVFRKDSTWTLVSLVFDQSHSADEPSVQAFLTLIHHALAQIQPVGEQS; from the coding sequence ATGACAGAGAATCATTGGGTTCGCTGGAATGCCAGACCAGACTATGATCGCTGGCAAGGTATTTTAAGCACCTGCGCGATCGCTGGGAGTTGGCTGTATCTCAATCGCTCGGTGCTGGATTGGCTAGCACAGACCTTACAAGAAATTTCGGTATTTAATGGATTAATGCTAATAGCCGGAGGCTTACTCCTGCTGGGTTTAGGTATTTATTATCGCCAACAGATTCAATTTTCGGCACTGACCCTTCGGGCTTTACCATTGGCAATCATGCTGGGCTGCGGAATCGGGGCGATCGCTACTCGTTGGCTCATTGCCTTAGAACAATTGCCTGTTGTGCTATTTGTTTCAGGCACTTATGGCATGTTGGGCTTATTTCTTGCTCCTGTTACTTGGCGTAAAGGCTTACCTGTAGGCGTGGCGATCGCCTGTTTGTTTCCCTTTGGGGTGCAGTTTAGTACCGGGTTAGGTGCGCCAGCGCGGGTACTCACTGCCTATGTTGTGGAATTTGTTCTGAACCTCTGGCACGTACCCGCTATTTCTACCGAAGATATTATTTTGCTCGATACGGGCGTGGCATATGTTGATAGTCCTTGCAGCGGGCTGAAAAGTATGTGGACAGGAACGTTGTTTCTACTGGCTGCAACTTGGCTTGAGAATCGGGAAATGGGATTGCGTTGGCTTGTCGTCGGTGTGGCTAATTTAGGTTTTTTGGCGATCGCCAATACTGCTCGCATCATTACCCTCGTCGTTCTTACCCACGTTCTCCATCAGCCTGCTCTAGCTGAGATGCTCCATGTGCCTCTGGGGTTAATGGGTTTTGTGATCGCTAGTTTAACAACTTGGGGCTTGTTGCGCTGGGTTCCGCGGCAGCGAAGCATTACCGATTCCAAAAATGTTGATGCTGAGGAAAAGCAGTATCAGCAAAAGTCTCACTATTCTTCGCTTCAAGCCATGCTCATTCTCATGACCAGCCTTCTAGCACTGACGTTAATTCCTCACCCTCAACAAACCCCATCCTCCACAGTAGATTTGTCAAAACTTGAGTGGTCTACTTCAATCCAAACTCAGCCGATCGCGCTAAATCCTTACGAGCAAAAATTCTTTGCCAATTACCCAGGTGTCACCACTCAAAAACAACAGTTTAAATTCCAAAACTTAACGGGTTCTGTCGTATTGGTTGCCAGCCCCACGTGGCAAGCGCACCATGCACCGGAACTGTGCTTAACAGCGGTTGGATATCACATTGATCAAATGATAGGGAAAGCCTTAACGCCAGCCATAAGCGCACGCTGGTTAACCTTAAATGGCGGTCAGAAAACTTCAACTTACTGGTTTCAGTCTGCAACTCGAACCACTGATGATTTTTTTGTGAGGTTCTGGGGCGAGGTCTTTCGCAAAGATTCAACTTGGACACTGGTTTCTCTTGTATTTGACCAGTCTCACAGTGCCGATGAACCTTCAGTTCAGGCGTTTCTAACCCTAATACATCATGCATTGGCACAAATTCAACCCGTGGGAGAGCAATCATGA
- a CDS encoding site-specific integrase, with translation MTLEEVNARLKAAKIGISIECRGDRLSLRGTLPPKIKLGETKTKQRTIPLKIYANPAGLKRAEKEARKLGGQLGCKEFNWDDWEDEPEPDQETVSSWVERFETDYFNRRSRTPKSETTWRTDYRQPFSQLPSDALLTAETLRQSILETEPDTRNRQRRCMALGLLAKFAGLELNATALRGDYSPKRVSPRDLPTDAEISQWRDRIPNLRWQYAFGLMACYGLRNHELFHIDLEKLKTNPVLSLIDDKDGGGKTGARRVWACYPEWWDKWQLWNVDLLPQVTGKTNSDLGSRVTIALKRYGFYKPYNLRHAWAVRTLEFDIPVELAAQQMGHSLKVHDESYHAWISDDVHQRAFDRAMQRPDRPLAP, from the coding sequence ATGACATTAGAAGAAGTTAATGCACGTCTCAAGGCGGCAAAAATTGGCATATCCATTGAATGTAGAGGCGATCGCCTGTCGCTCCGTGGCACGCTCCCACCTAAAATTAAACTGGGAGAGACGAAAACCAAGCAAAGAACTATCCCTCTTAAGATTTACGCTAACCCCGCTGGGTTAAAACGGGCAGAGAAAGAAGCGCGGAAATTAGGGGGGCAACTAGGTTGTAAAGAGTTCAATTGGGACGATTGGGAAGATGAACCCGAACCTGATCAAGAAACGGTTTCAAGTTGGGTGGAACGCTTTGAGACAGATTATTTTAATAGGCGCTCACGCACTCCAAAATCAGAAACGACATGGCGTACAGATTACAGGCAACCGTTTAGCCAGTTGCCTTCTGATGCTTTGCTAACGGCTGAAACGTTGCGTCAGTCAATCCTTGAGACAGAACCCGACACACGCAACAGACAGCGGCGTTGTATGGCATTGGGGCTGTTAGCCAAGTTTGCGGGTCTAGAGCTAAATGCAACGGCTCTGAGAGGTGATTACTCACCGAAGCGCGTTAGTCCTCGTGACTTGCCCACCGATGCAGAGATCAGCCAGTGGCGCGATCGTATTCCTAACCTGCGCTGGCAGTATGCTTTCGGTCTGATGGCTTGCTATGGCTTACGCAACCATGAGCTATTCCACATTGACTTAGAGAAGCTGAAAACCAATCCAGTTCTAAGCCTGATTGATGATAAAGACGGCGGCGGAAAGACGGGCGCTAGGCGGGTATGGGCTTGCTATCCCGAATGGTGGGACAAGTGGCAGTTGTGGAACGTTGATCTATTGCCTCAAGTCACTGGGAAAACCAACTCAGACTTAGGCAGTCGAGTAACCATAGCGTTAAAACGATATGGGTTTTACAAGCCCTACAACTTACGCCACGCTTGGGCAGTGAGAACGCTTGAGTTTGATATCCCTGTGGAACTAGCAGCGCAACAGATGGGACATAGCCTCAAAGTCCACGACGAGTCCTACCACGCTTGGATCTCAGACGATGTGCATCAACGGGCATTTGATCGAGCTATGCAGCGTCCCGATCGCCCACTAGCGCCCTAA
- a CDS encoding methyltransferase domain-containing protein codes for MNLFLTLGLLLALPTVGIVLYLATARRYQSSDSVANSYDQWTEDGILEFYWGEHIHLGHYGSPPRPKDFLTAKADFVHEMVRWGGLDQLPRNATVLDVGCGIGGSSRILAEDYGFAVTGVTISPQQVSRAQQLTPPELNAQFQVDDAMALSFPDASFDVVWSIEAGPHMPDKAIFAKELMRVLKPGGIMVMADWNQRDDRQIPLNFWERPVMQQLLDQWSHPAFSSIEGFSELLAKTGFVEGLVTTADWTPQTLPSWIDSIWQGIIRPTGLVKFGFSGFIKSLREVPTLLLMRLAFGAGLCRFGMFRAVRANALAPSTESDRHKTLA; via the coding sequence ATGAATCTATTTCTCACCCTTGGGTTGCTCCTTGCCCTACCGACGGTCGGCATTGTCCTTTACTTAGCAACTGCCCGCCGCTATCAATCCTCTGACTCCGTTGCCAATTCCTACGACCAATGGACAGAAGACGGTATTTTGGAATTTTACTGGGGTGAACACATCCACTTGGGGCACTATGGTTCGCCACCTCGACCGAAAGATTTTTTAACAGCAAAGGCTGACTTTGTTCATGAAATGGTGCGTTGGGGCGGGCTAGATCAACTGCCCCGTAACGCCACCGTTTTGGATGTGGGCTGTGGCATCGGGGGGAGCAGCCGCATTTTGGCAGAGGACTACGGATTTGCAGTCACAGGCGTGACCATTAGTCCTCAGCAGGTGAGTCGTGCCCAGCAGTTAACGCCCCCAGAACTCAATGCGCAGTTTCAGGTCGATGACGCAATGGCGCTCTCTTTTCCAGATGCCAGCTTCGATGTGGTTTGGTCAATTGAGGCGGGGCCTCACATGCCAGATAAAGCCATTTTTGCTAAAGAATTGATGAGAGTACTCAAACCCGGCGGCATTATGGTCATGGCAGATTGGAACCAGAGAGACGATCGCCAAATTCCGCTTAATTTCTGGGAGCGCCCAGTCATGCAGCAACTGCTCGATCAGTGGTCGCATCCCGCTTTTTCTAGCATCGAAGGGTTTTCTGAACTTTTGGCAAAAACGGGATTCGTTGAAGGTTTGGTGACGACGGCAGACTGGACTCCACAAACCCTGCCGTCTTGGATTGATTCTATTTGGCAAGGAATTATTCGACCTACAGGATTAGTAAAGTTCGGCTTTTCCGGTTTTATTAAGTCTTTACGAGAAGTCCCAACTCTTCTTTTGATGCGGCTAGCTTTTGGTGCAGGTCTTTGTCGCTTTGGCATGTTCCGCGCTGTCCGGGCTAACGCACTTGCCCCCTCAACAGAGTCCGATCGCCACAAAACTCTCGCGTAA